The Clostridia bacterium DNA segment CGTCTTTGGTCGGGGTTGTTTTGGTGTAAACAGCAAAATCCACATTTTTTTCTAACATTGCTTGTCTCCTTTATTGGTATTTGGTATTTCATTGTGTTTGGTATCTTGTTTTCATTGAGTCCAGTTATGGTATGAATAATTAAATGATAGTATTACTATAACAGATGATACCACAAAAGCGCGTTTTATGGAGGCACTGCGTGGAAATTTGTTGGCCAATTGGCGTAGGAATTTTTAGGGGGTAGAGAAATCTGACTACTGAAACTCGATCTCAACAGGAGATTGGTTTTCATTAAAATAGCAGCAGTCTCCTTCTGGGTAATGCCAGAAGGACTGTAGTAGGGTTGGCCTAAGGATACCATCTTTTTCTTGGTAGTTTCTCATGGTGGCACTCCAAGGTACCGTTCTACTATTTCCTTTCATGTCGGTGGCAACCCGGTCCTTGCTTGTAAAGGACACGAGGGCGCCGCTTGGGTCAAAGGTGAAAATTCCTTCCGCAGAGATGCCGTAGTAGGAGATGCTTGCTTTTGCATGGGTATCGTCGATTTCTTCCCAAGATATGTAGTCTTGTAAAGCGACATGGGGGACAAGAAGACATTCTGCCAGTATGGTGACTAGGCATGCTCTGTCCATATCTTTTCCGCCTTGGTCAAACAGGGTGATTTGTTTTGCAAGGATGCCTTTCATGCTTCCAATACCGTTTTCAAAGGCGTCATACCCTTCGAAGGGTATGCCATATAGGCTAGAGGAGATGTAGGCAAAGCGTTCAGGCTTTGCAACAAGATTGTATTGGGTATAGTCAATCTGGATGGTCTTTTTTTCCGATATTACAAAATCCACACCGTGAAAGTTGGCTGTCATGGAAGACATCTTGGGTGTTCCGAGAAAGCCACAGTATCTGAAATATCTTTGTAGGGCAATAGGCAGTTCTTGGATATCCCTTTCGGTGAAGCGTGCTGGCTCTAGTGTTGCCGCTTCTTTTTTTTGTTCAACCTTCTTGTGAAAGGCAGAGGCGGTTTTGGAATAGGGGAGTTTGAAAAAGACTATGATTATGACGATACATACTAGTGGAATCAAGATGGGTAACCTTCCTTTCTTTGAATCTACTTGTCCCTTAAAATCGGTTTTTTATCAACTAGGATCGTTTGTAGCTTGAGCTAGGATGTTAGAAGTGTCCTTGGCCACTGTGCGCCGGGGAGTGCGGGCGTGCTTGTCTTTGGTGTAATTATAATAAAAACGCCTGTCCAAGTATAGGATAGGCGTTTTTATGGCGGAGTGGGTGGGATTCGAACCCACGGGCCGGCTCACACCGACCAAACGATTTCGAGTCGCTCTCGTTATGACCACTTCGATACCACTCCGGGTATGCTACTTTTAAGCTTGGTCTAGGCTATTTATACCAGTATGCAGGGGCTGTGTCAAGATGACGAGTCTTTTTATATGTCGCTTCAAGGTGAAAAATCTGTATTTCGGTCGATAGATTGGGTACAATAGCCATAGAGACTATGCAAGGCGGTTATCTACGCTGGAAAGAAGGGGTGTTTTCATGAGTTATGAGAGTCGTTTTAAAGATCCTATGATCGATGAATTATTTCAGGCTATTCTTGCCTTGGAAAGTGAGGAAGACTGCTATCGATTTTTTGAGGATCTTTGTACAGTGAGTGAATTGCATTCCATGGCCCAGCGCTTGGTGGTAGCCAGGCTTTTGGATGAGGATGTTACCTATTCGCAGATTGAGGAGAAAACGGGTGCCAGTTCGGCCACGATTTCTCGCGTCAAGAAGTGTTTGCAGTATGGGGCGGATGGGTATCATTTGGTATTGGATAAGGGCTTTAAAAAGTAGTGGTTGACAGGGTATTTTCCCTGTGGTAATATCTCTTTAATGATTTAGTGCTTTAGCGAGCTAAAGTAGAGAAAGAGGTTGGATATGAAGAATAAATGGAACATACCACCAGGTATGAAGGATGTGCTTCCGGGAGAAGCCAGAAAACGGAGAAGATTAATCAATGAATTGATGGATAATTTTACTTCCTATGGGTATGAGGAGGTAGGGACCTCGAGTCTGGAATACTATGATGTCGTTGAACGAGATGGAATGGATTCTTCAGAGGTTTTTAAGCTGATTGACCGAGAAGGACAGATTCTTGCCCTGAGACCAGATGTGACGACACCGATTGCCCGGATGGTGGCTTCTAGACTGCGAGACAGAAGGCTTCCTTTCCGTTTATCCTATACCGGATCTACATTCCGCTATGAGGCGGTTCAAGTAGGACGCCAGCGCGAGTTTACCCAGGTGGGTGTGGAATTGATTGGTTCCGATGACTTGATGGCAGATCTGGAAATACTTCTTTTGGCCATGGAGTCGGTTGAGAAGACGGGGATTAAAGAGTTTAAGATTGGGATTGGTGAGATTAATATTACCCAAGGTTTCCTAAGGGAGATGCTTCCCGATGAGGATTTGGTTGTAGAGGCAAGGGTGTTGGTAATCCAAAAGAACTTTGTGGGTCTTGAGGCCTTGCTGAAAAAGCATGCTGACCCCCAAAAGGCCCGCGTCTTTATGCAACTGGTCCGAAAAAATGGCGGCGAGGAAATCTTGGATGAAATTAAGGGCTATAGCGATGGGATAGAGTACCAGGCGGCCATTGCTGGGCTCAAGGAATTGGCTAAGGTTGTGCGTGAGTATGGCTATGGCGATAAGTTCTTTTTTGACTTTAGTATTTTACGAAGCTTTTCCTATTATACAGGAATCGTATTTGAAGGGTATGCGGAGGGCATCGGTCACCCCATTTGTGGCGGGGGACGCTACGATGGCCTCTTGGGCATGTTTGGCTTTGAAGCCCCGGCAGTAGGATTTGCGATGGGCGTAGAGCGGGTCATGATTGCTAGGGAAGAAGTGGAAGAAAAAGATAAAAAGGATGTCCTGATTCTGGGCGATGATTATGCCCAGATTGTGAAAAAAGCAAGAGAGCTAAGAGACGAGGGCATGCGGGTCGAGATTGATTTGACTAGTGCTGACCTCGCGGAGGCTGCTGCCTATATGGAAGAAAAAGGGATTGAGCGTCTCTTTGTGATGGAGAATGATGACGATGGAGAATAGACTGACCATAGCCCTTCCCAAGGGAAGATTGGGAAATGAAGTATTGGAATTTATGAAGCAATCTGGTCTTCCAACAGAGGGAGTAGATCCCAATGCCCGTACCTTGATGTTTGATTTTGCCCAAGAAGGTGTGACCTATCTAATTTGTAAACCGACGGATGTGCCTACTTTTGTAGAGTATGGTGTGGCCGATATCGGGGTGGTCGGGAAGGACACGCTAGAGGAATCTGGGGCAGATGTGTTTGAACTGGCGGACTTGGGATTCGGTTATTGTCGTTTTGCGGTGGCAGTGACGGAAGAATTAAGAGACAAGTGTAGTGTTGATGGCAAGTTTCCCCTGACCGATTTTACCCAACACCGGGTGGCGACCAAGTTTACCCATGTTGCAGACCGCTATTTTAAGTCTTTGGGTATGCAGATGGAGATCATCAAGTTGCACGGCAATGTGGAATTGGCAGCACGGATTGGATTGTCGGATATGATTGTGGATATTGTATCTACAGGGACTACGCTTCGTGAGAACGGCTTGGTGGAAGTAGCGCAGATTTTTCCCGCCACGGCGAGACTCGTTGCCAATCGGGTGAGCTATCGCATGAAAAATGAAAAGATTGTGGCGGTAGTGGACCGCATGAAAAGCTTGTTGGCAGATAATCCAGAAACAGAGAAATAGGAAGTAAGGAGAAAGACAGTCATGTTTGATAAAGGTTCTGTAAAAATCAAGACGGTGGCCAGCAAGAATAAGAAGGATGTGGCTTCGATCCTCGCTCGTTCCCATGAAGTAAATGAGGAGGCACTCGCTGCTACCCGGGAGATTGTAGAGCAGGTGCGTCTGCGTGGAATGGATGCGCTGTTTGAATATACGAAGAAGTTTGACGGTGCGGGAATCATTGAGAGCAATTTCCGGGTGACCAGAGAAGAGATGGTGCTCGCCTATGAGCAGGTAGAAGGCGAGGTAGTGGAATCGCTTAGAAGAGCACATGATAACATTGCCAGTTTCCATGCCAGACAGAAGCGGCCTTCTAGTATGGAGACCGATGTATATGGTAATACCACAGGGCAGGTTATTCGGGCCTTAAACCGGGTGGGTTGCTACGTTCCTGGTGGTACGGCGGCCTATCCGTCCTCGGTCCTTATGACCGCTGTTCCGGCCAAGGTGGCAGGCGTTAAGGAAATCGTCATGGTGTCTCCGCCCGACCAGAACGGCCGGATGAATCCCTATGCCTTGGTTGCAGCGGATCTAGCTGGGGTGACGGAGATCTATAAGGTTGGTGGTGCCCAAGCAGTGGCAGCCCTTGCCTATGGCGCGGGAGAACTGAAGCCGGTCGATAAGATTGTGGGACCGGGAAATATCTATGTTACCATGGCCAAGAAATTGGTGTATGGAACGGTGGATATTGATATGCTGGCTGGACCGAGTGAGATCTTAGTGGTGGCAGACGATTCTGCAAATCCGGCCTTTATTGCGGCAGACCTCTTGTCCCAGGCGGAACATGATAAGCTTGCTTCTGCTATCCTACTTACCAATTCAAATAAATTGGTAAGTAGGGTTAAAAAGGAGTTGGCGCTTCAGCTGGCGATTCTTCCTAGAAAGGAAATTGCTGCTACTTCTCTTACAAACAATGGTGCGATGATTGTAACCGAGAGTATCGAAGAGGCTGTGGGCCTTGCCAATGATTTTGCACCAGAACATATGGAGCTATGTGTGGCGGAACCTTTTTCCTGGGTTGGTCGCATCAAGAATGCGGGGGCCCTCTTTTTAGGCAATTATACGCCAGAGCCCTTGGGAGACTATTTTGCGGGACCGAATCATGTTCTACCGACGTCGGGCACAGCTCGTTTTTACTCGCCCCTTAATCTAGATACCTACCAGAAAAAGATGAGTCTTCTAGCCTATACCAAAGAGGGACTCATGCAGTGTGGTGAGGATGTAGTCAGGATTGCGAGCAAGGAAGGGCTAGATGCCCATGCACGTAGTGTATTGGTTCGTATGGATTCAATCGAAAAGTAAGATGGCGCTATCGCCGGAGGGAGTGGAGCATGCAAGATAAACGACTTGCCGAACGGAAACGGACTACCAAGGAAACAGATATTGATATGAGACTTGACCTAGATGGAAGTGGACTCTTTGAAGGTACGTCGGGTGTGCCGTTTTTTGATCATATGTTGACCCTGCTCGCGAAACATGGACAGTTTGATCTTTCGCTAGACTGCAAGGGAGATATTGAAGTAGATGCCCATCATACGGTGGAGGATATCGGCATCGTCTTGGGAGAGTTATTTACCATGGCCCTGGGAGAGAAGAGGGGCATTGCCCGGTATGGGGATATTATGCTCCCCATGGATGAAGCGCTGATTATTTGTGCGGTGGATCTGTCTGGCAGACCCTATCTAAATTATGATGTGCATCTTGCAGCGGAGCAGATTGGGATGTTTGATACGGAACTAGCAGAGGAGTTTATGCGTGCCTTTGCCATGAGTGCTAAGATTAATTTGCACCTGGTGCAGATGGCGGGCAGCAATACCCATCACATTATTGAAGGCTGTTTTAAGGCGCTGGCTAGGGCCCTTAAAAAAGCGGTAGCACTTCAAGCGGGCAGTACGGAGATTCCTTCATCGAAGGGTCTTTTGTAAACCAAAGAAAAGAGTCTTACTAGATTTGGATATAGAAAGAGAGTAAAGTCATGTTGGCGATAGTAGATTATGAGGTAGGCAACGTTAGGAGCGTACAAAAGAGTTTTGAAAAGGTGGGCATCCAAACGGTGTTGACGGACGATCCGGAGCGTATTCTTTCTGCAGATGGTGTGGTGCTTCCTGGTGTTGGTGCATTTAAAGATGCCATGGAGATGCTTAGAAAAAAGCAACTGGCAGAAGTGATTTGCGAGGTGGCAAAAAGAAAGATACCTCTTTTAGGCATCTGTTTGGGTTTGCAGATGCTATTTGAATACAGCCTAGAGAAGGGTCGTACGGAAGGTTTGGGTATTTTCGAGGGGGCTTGTGAGCCCATCGTGACCGACCTGAAGGTGCCTCATATGGGTTGGAATGAGTTGATTATTAAAAAGGATCATCCGGTGCTTGCAGGAGTTCAGTCGGGGGATTTTACTTATTTTGTGCATAGCTACCATGTGGTGCCGAAGAATAAGGATATTATTTTGGCTACGACAGAGTATGATGGTGAGAAGGTGGCTGTGGTGGGCAATGATTCTGTGGTGGGCATTCAGTTTCACCCGGAGAAGAGCTCCCAGATTGGGCTTAAGATTTTGGAGAATTTTGGAAGGATGGTAGATGCAAGATGATGGTGATACCGGCAATCGATTTAAAGGACGGAAAATGCGTCAGGCTCTACAAGGGGCGTATGGATGAGGCAACGGTATATTCGGATGATCCTCTCGAGACAGCGAAAAACTGGGAGCGCCTGGGTGCGGAGCTCTTGCATGTGGTAGACCTAAATGGTGCTTTTGCGGGAAGTCCCCAGAATGAAAAGGCCATTCAAGGTATTGTGAATGCGCTTAGTATTCCGGTACAAGTAGGCGGTGGCATTCGGGATATGGAGACCATCAAGCGCCTAGTTGATATGGGTGTGGACCGAATAATCTTGGGAACGGCTGCGGTTAAGAATCCGGCACTGGTTGCTTGTGCCTGTGCGGTATATGGAGAACGCATCGTACTAGGCCTGGATGCGAAGGATGGCATGGTGGCTGTGGAAGGCTGGGATGAGGATTCTGGTGTGGAAGCCCTGCAACTTGCCTTGGAAATGAAAGAGCTGGGCGTGGAAAGAATTATATTTACAGATACTTCCTTGGATGGAACCTTAGAGGGTTGTAATGTGGATTCTACCA contains these protein-coding regions:
- the hisH gene encoding imidazole glycerol phosphate synthase subunit HisH; the protein is MLAIVDYEVGNVRSVQKSFEKVGIQTVLTDDPERILSADGVVLPGVGAFKDAMEMLRKKQLAEVICEVAKRKIPLLGICLGLQMLFEYSLEKGRTEGLGIFEGACEPIVTDLKVPHMGWNELIIKKDHPVLAGVQSGDFTYFVHSYHVVPKNKDIILATTEYDGEKVAVVGNDSVVGIQFHPEKSSQIGLKILENFGRMVDAR
- the hisB gene encoding imidazoleglycerol-phosphate dehydratase HisB, with amino-acid sequence MQDKRLAERKRTTKETDIDMRLDLDGSGLFEGTSGVPFFDHMLTLLAKHGQFDLSLDCKGDIEVDAHHTVEDIGIVLGELFTMALGEKRGIARYGDIMLPMDEALIICAVDLSGRPYLNYDVHLAAEQIGMFDTELAEEFMRAFAMSAKINLHLVQMAGSNTHHIIEGCFKALARALKKAVALQAGSTEIPSSKGLL
- the hisA gene encoding 1-(5-phosphoribosyl)-5-[(5-phosphoribosylamino)methylideneamino]imidazole-4-carboxamide isomerase; the protein is MMVIPAIDLKDGKCVRLYKGRMDEATVYSDDPLETAKNWERLGAELLHVVDLNGAFAGSPQNEKAIQGIVNALSIPVQVGGGIRDMETIKRLVDMGVDRIILGTAAVKNPALVACACAVYGERIVLGLDAKDGMVAVEGWDEDSGVEALQLALEMKELGVERIIFTDTSLDGTLEGCNVDSTRELAENTGLKVIASGGVASMEDIKKLMEIEPYGVEGVITGKAIYSGKLDFAEAVLLARKG
- a CDS encoding ATP phosphoribosyltransferase produces the protein MENRLTIALPKGRLGNEVLEFMKQSGLPTEGVDPNARTLMFDFAQEGVTYLICKPTDVPTFVEYGVADIGVVGKDTLEESGADVFELADLGFGYCRFAVAVTEELRDKCSVDGKFPLTDFTQHRVATKFTHVADRYFKSLGMQMEIIKLHGNVELAARIGLSDMIVDIVSTGTTLRENGLVEVAQIFPATARLVANRVSYRMKNEKIVAVVDRMKSLLADNPETEK
- the hisZ gene encoding ATP phosphoribosyltransferase regulatory subunit; amino-acid sequence: MKNKWNIPPGMKDVLPGEARKRRRLINELMDNFTSYGYEEVGTSSLEYYDVVERDGMDSSEVFKLIDREGQILALRPDVTTPIARMVASRLRDRRLPFRLSYTGSTFRYEAVQVGRQREFTQVGVELIGSDDLMADLEILLLAMESVEKTGIKEFKIGIGEINITQGFLREMLPDEDLVVEARVLVIQKNFVGLEALLKKHADPQKARVFMQLVRKNGGEEILDEIKGYSDGIEYQAAIAGLKELAKVVREYGYGDKFFFDFSILRSFSYYTGIVFEGYAEGIGHPICGGGRYDGLLGMFGFEAPAVGFAMGVERVMIAREEVEEKDKKDVLILGDDYAQIVKKARELRDEGMRVEIDLTSADLAEAAAYMEEKGIERLFVMENDDDGE
- the hisD gene encoding histidinol dehydrogenase, yielding MFDKGSVKIKTVASKNKKDVASILARSHEVNEEALAATREIVEQVRLRGMDALFEYTKKFDGAGIIESNFRVTREEMVLAYEQVEGEVVESLRRAHDNIASFHARQKRPSSMETDVYGNTTGQVIRALNRVGCYVPGGTAAYPSSVLMTAVPAKVAGVKEIVMVSPPDQNGRMNPYALVAADLAGVTEIYKVGGAQAVAALAYGAGELKPVDKIVGPGNIYVTMAKKLVYGTVDIDMLAGPSEILVVADDSANPAFIAADLLSQAEHDKLASAILLTNSNKLVSRVKKELALQLAILPRKEIAATSLTNNGAMIVTESIEEAVGLANDFAPEHMELCVAEPFSWVGRIKNAGALFLGNYTPEPLGDYFAGPNHVLPTSGTARFYSPLNLDTYQKKMSLLAYTKEGLMQCGEDVVRIASKEGLDAHARSVLVRMDSIEK